From the Desulfobotulus mexicanus genome, the window CAGGTGTGAAGGTGCCAAAGTGTCACACCGTTAGTATGGAGTCGGGCTGCCTGCATGTCAACCCCCCCTTCTTTTGCCACTGGAATCTCAGGTCGGCGGGCAGACCTTCATCCGTTGACTTTCGTTTTTTCTGCTTTTTCCCAGCTGCTGGTGCCCCGCAGACCTTTTTTATGGACTCAGCCCCCCGAGGCAGGTCTTATCATAGTGCAGATCCTGCCTGCGTCAGGCAACAGTTATCAAGGGACACGATTTTGTACGAAGTTAGGGGACGGGAGTTTTTAAGATTGTTTTTAAAAATTTCTCCCCTGAACATCAATATGACACCACATGACGCATGGCTGTATTATACTCTCCTGGACTGTGCTTTTATAAAGTCCGTACCTAAAAATTTCCGGGAGAAACTGCCATGCATTTACGCCAGATCTGTCAGCAGGGAGATTGTGAAAAAATTTCATTTCAGAAATTGGAAAATGATGACCTTTGGACGCTGACGATGGAAGGAAAAAGCCCCCTTAATCCGGATGACCTGCCACCTGCCATGCCCCTTTTATCCCTCCTTCATTTTGTTGCTTCAGAAGTTTTTAAAAACCCTCTGAATGCAGACGGAAAGAATCCTGCGTCTTCGCCAGATAATCCGCCCCCCAATGAATCCTGCCAACTGGATATTCAGGCATGGAATGCCATGATTCACACAATGGATCAAATGGATGCCACCAATGCCGCTTCTGTTTTTGAATATGTCATGTCCATTGAAGACGATTATATCAGGGAATGGGGTATGGCTGGCATGACAGAATATTATGCAGAAGTAGCAGAAGATCTTGAAGCAGCTTTTGCCATATGCAGAAAGATCAAAAAGAGTGAGCCTCGAATTTATGCTTTAAGTGTGGTTGCCGTGCAGCATGGGATGCTGGATTATTTTGATGAAGCCATGCAGATGGTTCTTGGATTTGAAAACCCTATGGATCAAGTTGTTTTAATGATGGATTTTTTAGGCTTTTGTGAAAAGCAAGGATGGAAAATTCAGACGGATTTTATTCTCACCTGCCTTGGGAAAATGATTTCAGACAGTGAGACCTTTGAGCACAAAGCAGACATAATGGCTGAGCTTGCAAGCTATTACAGCAAAAAAAATGAATTGGAAAAAGCAGGAGAGTGCCGGAAACAGGCCATGGAATGGGTATCCTGTTCCGAAAAAAGCGATAGCAGGGAATCTCTGATGGCAAGATTTGCCAAGCAGCATATTTGGGAAGGTAATTTCAAAGAAGCTTTTTCCATTAATTTTGAAATTGAAAAGCCAACACGGAAGATTGTTGTACTGGAATATATGGTAAAAAAAATGGCAGAGGTGCACCAGATCCCTCTTTCGGAACCGGAAAATTATTACTGGTTTGAGTAGCCCATATTTGATTCAGGAAGGAATATCCATGCACGTCAGTACAAGTGTCCGTTATATCCGTATGATCAGGATGATTCCCCGTTCTCCCCGTAAAATAAGTGCTTCAGAAATCCATTCAAAGCTTCTTGATATGGAATTTGATGTCAGCCTGAGAACGGTTCAAAGGGATCTTGACACATTATCTGGGTTTTTCCCTATCTGTAATGATGAAGAAAAACCCCTTGGCTGGATGTGGGAAAAAGATGCGCCTTTTGAAACCTTGCCCGGTATGGACCCCTTGTCTGCATTTACCTTCAGAATGATAGAAACCTTTCTTCCATCCCTCATGCCCGTTGCAGTGCTTAAAAATCTTAATCAGTATTTTGAAGTTGCCAGAAAAACACTGGATACCGATACCCACAATCCCCTGAAAAAATGGCCTAACAAGGTAAAAATGCTGAGCCGAACCCAGCCGCTTCTTCCACCTGTCGTGGACACCGGAGTTCTGGATACGGTTTATGGCTGTCTTCTGGAGGAAAAATGCTTTTCAGCCACCTATCAGCGCAGGGGTGAGGATGGGGCAGTGAGCTATGGGCATGTCAATCCTCTGGGGATTGTTGTGATGGATCAGGTGATGTACCTCGTTTGTACCATCTGGGGCTACAATTCTCTGGATTCAGTAAGACAGCTTGCCCTGCACCGTATGCGTTCTGCTGAAATGAAGGATGAGGCTGTTGTGGTGCCAGATGGGTTTTCTTTGCAGGGCTACATTGATGGGGGCGCTTTCAGCTATGTTCAGGGAAACAATCCTCTTTGCGTAAAACTTCGCTTTGACAGGGAAGTGGCGGCCCACCTTATGGAAACACCGCTTACTGCGGATCAAAAAATAGTGGATATGGATGAGAATTATGTGACCCTGGAAGCAGAAGTGCCTGATTCTTTGCAGTTTTGGTGGTGGCTTCTGGGTTTTGGTTCCTTTGTGGAAGTTCTTGAGCCAAAGGAGCTGCGGGAAGAGATGAAAGAAACCATAAAAAATATGGTTGAACTTTATGACATGTGACACTACTTGTCGCCTTTGTGGTGTATCCTGTTTTTGATACTGAAAACAGAAGAAACCATAGTAAAAGGAGGCATAATGGTCACTTTACGTCATGAAAAATTAAAATTCACAAAGGTATGCTCACATCTTCGTGTTAAGGCATTTTTAGCTAAAATTCCAAATGGTTGGCTAGTGAGATGTATGTATGATTCTACCAGAGTTTATAAAAGATCGGCTATATTGTTTTTTCCTGATAGCAAGGAAAAATGGGTTTTGGAAAATCTTGAAATTAAATGGGAAACCATTTCAGAAACTAGAACAGCTAATCATGTAATATCTTTAAGCAGATTGAAAACGCCTGAAGGTTGGGTGGTTAAAGAGTTTATGAGTACAAGGTTTGGTTCTTCACAATATGATGGAACGACTACTCTGAATCTCACATATGTAGATGATATAGAGCATAAGTGGATTATAACTTGATAAACAAAAGAACATAAAACTTCACAGGGGGAGCGATGAATAAGGATAAAGAATTATTAAAACTTTCTAAATTACGCCAACAAACAAGATATAATGGCTATACTTCCATAGGTGATTATCAGAATGGAATATGGGAGTGTGACTTTGTTTCTCCGTATAGCAAATCATCCCATAATTCTGATTCGGATATTCTGGTGTTTTTGCAAGATTGGTGTTCATCTGATAGCTTTAATAATAGCATATGCCAAGAAACATTAAGGCTTGGGTATACTCCTAATGTTCGAACAAATGTTAATCTTAAAAATTTGTTAAAAAAGCATTTTAAAAAAAACCTTGAAGATATTTATTCAACCAATCTCTTTCCTTATATCAAACCAGGATCAATGAGTGCAAAAATACCTGCGGCTGACTTATATCGGGCTGCTAAGCAGTTTGCTGTACCCATGATCGACATAGTTCAGCCTAAGATTGTAATTTGCCTCGGAAAAGAGACATTTAATGCGTTGCGTAAAGCCTGTGGTTTGAAAGTTGTTTATTCTATCGATGAAGGTATAAATTCTGACTTTATGTATAAAAAGTCAAGGATATTTTGTCAGTGTCATACGTCTCAACAAGCCCAAAATAAAAGAAATAGAGGTGGTATTAATCGTGTAGACTCAGACTGGGTGTTGATGAATAAGGAATACTTACTGATGTGAGCGGTACTTTTCGCTTTATTGAGTCACCTTCTAAATCAGAAACTTATGTAATTGGTTCATAACAAATAGGGCTCGATCGTATTAGGAGCAAAGAGACTGGGGGAAGAGATGAAAGAAACCATAAAAAATATGGTTGAACTTTATGGAATGTGACGCTACCTGTCGCCTTTGTGGTGTATCCTGTTTTTGAAGCTGGAAACGGAAGAAACCATAACATAAGGAGAACGCTATGGAAGCGGAAGTAAAAATTCTTGTCAATGATAAGGTTTTTGTTCTGAATTATGAGGATGTTTCTGAATATTTAGTGGACTTTATTCCTGATAGACCAGAGGCTGCAAAAGTATTTTCTGAGCTTGCCTATTACCCTATTCCCTCGGTAAGGGAATGCATGGCCGAGAAGGAAAATATTGATGATGAAACCATCCGTGTACTACTGGGAGATTCTCAGGTAAGTGTATTGAGAAAGCTGGTAAACCACCACATGCAAAGACTGGAAAAAGAAGACGTTCTGCGTTTGCTTCAGACCGGGGATGCAACCATTCAGGAATCCATAGCGTATGATCTTAGAAAATTTGAAGAGCCCGAAAGGCTCGTTTATGCAGAATATCTTTGCAAGAGTGATAATTTGATAGTCCGGGGAATCCTGGCAGAAAACCGTCATATTCCGGAAGAAGTTTTGGAAATCCTGCTTAATGACCGGAATCCGGATGTGGCAAAAAAAGCGGAGGTTACACTCCGCCGTATCGAAAAAAGAAACAAAGCATTTCTCTATAATCTTGCTTCAGAGCTTGATAATCTTTCTGATAATGATGATTGGGATGACGAAGATGACGAGTGGGGTGATGATTAAAAACCATAAAAAAAAAGGGGTTTGCCTATGCTGCATGCAATCACGGGGAAAAAAAGTAAATTTTACAGAAGGTATCTTGGGCATCGGGAAAGTGGGGAGCGAAGAGTTTGTGAAGAGGATGAGCTGACAGCGATGCTCCTTGGTCCCCTTGCCCTCATGCCACCACAGATCATGGGTGTTTTCTGGAAAGAACTTCTCCTTTCACGCCATGTTTCAGATCTGCCCGATGGCTTCCCTGTTTCAGGGGAAATGCACTTCTGGCCAAAACGAAGTAACATAGAGCCGGATCTGTTCGTTACACTTACATGGAGGGATGGAGAAAAACGAGTTCTTCTTGTGGAGATGAAATGGGGTTCCGGTTTAAGTGAAAAGCAGCTCCACAAGCAGTGGCAGATATTCCTTTCTCCTGAAGAACAGGAAAAAGCATTTCATCTTTTTATAGGAAAAAATACAATTGAGGCAATCAAGGCAGAACAGGAAGAAGATGTATGGAATGGCAGGCTTCAGGCCTTTTCATGGGATGCTGTTCTTTCTGTTTTAAGTACCATGCAAAGGGAAAACAGACAGCAGCACAAAGATTTACAAACATGGATTGAGCAGATCCTTGGTGTTCTTCCCAAACTTGGTCTGCGTCCTTTCTTTGGTTTCGATCGTATTACCCTGTCAGATGCCTGCTTAGAAGTATCCAGTAACAATACTGTTTTTTGGACAGGTTTTACAGGGTTTATCTGGATGCCGTGCATCATTATACCTGCATATGAATCAACACTTTTTTTTAACGCATAAGGAGGATACATGGAAAATCTAAATGAAAAAAAAGAAATCGGCAAAGCCATCCATCAGAGTGCGCAATTGATTGCAAAGGCAGGGCAGGAAATTGAAAGCATGATGGATCTTATCAAGCTTCAGTTTGAGCCGGAAATTGCTTCTTTAAAAAAAGATCCTAAAATTTATGTGTCTGAAAATTGGTTGTATAGCTGGATCTATGATGATGCAGGATGGGTATGTATGGATTACAGCATTAGCCTTGGTTTGGGTAAAAGTACGAAAAAACATCTTCGCTATTTGTGTATTCAGGTAAGCCTTATGGGGGAGGGTATGAGCTGCGAAAAGGCACCTAATAAAGAACCACTTGTGCATGTCTGTCTATTTGGTGATCTCATAAATTATGATGAAGAAAATTTTATGGGGCCAGATCTTAGTAACGAAGAAGATGAGAAAATAATTCTTCAGAATGATTTCTTTATCAATTGGAGTTCAGAAGCTTCTACTTGGGAAGAACAGGCTTGGGCCTTCACCCTGCGCCTTACCAGTCTGAATTCTGCGTCGGATATTCAGGAAAAAATTATTAAACCCGTTATTGCCCTTCTGAAAGGTCATTCCCTTGAAAGGATTGGCCTTGAAAAAATTGATGGTATTGTGAAGTATGAGGAAGTTGAAAAATTTGTGTTTAAACCAATAATTCATCCAGAATCCTGAACTTTTATAGAATCTGTTGTATGGTATTGTTTTGAAAATACAGTGTTTATGTAAGGTGCCCGGACTGTTTGCAGGTGCAGTGTAGAGTCTCACTTAAATATCCACCTTTTGGGCAAAATATTCTCAAGTTATTTTACCTTCCGTGAGAATCACCATTCCAAGTATTGGTAGAAAAATCGGAATTTCCGATTTTTCTACCAAGCCCTTTGCCGGCATGACCAACTTCAAAGGAACGCAGCCCACACAGGCCGAAGCAATGATCGCCAAAAACTACCTTTCTGAACAGGAACTGCGCGTACTCAATAACCTCGTATCCGCCTACTTCGACTTGGCAGAACTGAACGCCATCGAAGAAAGGGAAATGCGGATGGCAGATTTCGTCCGTGAGTTAGACAATATCCTCTCCTCCGCCGGTCTAAAACTCCTCGATACCGCCGGTTCTATTTCACACGCTCAGGCAGAAGAGAAGGCCAAAGTGGAATACAAGAAGTACAAAGCAAAACACTGGAACAGGTCGAAACCGACTACCTGAAAACAATCACCGCCTTGGAACAGCAGGCTAAAAAGAGAGCCGGAAAAAGCGGGGTGAAGCATGAACCATCAGAACTTTATGGAAAGGCTGCTGGATGGGGTTACGGTGGTACCGGAATCTTCCATCCATATTGTTAAGAAAAAATCCCTTTGTCAGCGTCATGATGTCTGCTGTTGTGACGTTGCGGTACAAAGGGATTTTTTTTCAGCCTTTTCTGGCAAAGCACTGCAGTAAGCCCCCATGGTTTTAGCCATGGGAGGTTTAGATGTATTTGATAAAGGGTCGAAAAGACCTTTTTTATTGTTGAAAAAATGTGGATAAGTTTTCCTTCGGCCAGTTTTTACCGAATCAGGATGGCGGTGAGAAGTCTTTAGTGTTTTTGAAGGGCTGCTACGGGGTTATGAACATTTACCGAAAGTCGCCGTAAAGCCCCTGGCTTTAGCCATGGGGATATAAGGCGACGGTTTTGAATTGATTTGTATTGAAATATACAGCTTCTTGATATATAAATCAGGTATGAAATATAAAAACAATAACAATGTCGTATACTCCTGTAAATACCATGTAATATGGTGTCCAAAATATAGAAGACAAGTATTGACAGGAGCCGTTGCTGAACGGCTCAAAGATCTTATAAATCAAGTTGCTTCTGAGCGTCAATCTGAGGTCATTGAACTGGAAATTATGCCGGATCATGTGCATCTGCTGATAGAAGTTGATCCCCAATATGGCATTCACAGGTTGGTAAAGCAGCTTAAAGGTTATTCATCAAGGATACTACGCAAGGAATTTTCAACTATAAAGTCCCGCCTGCCAACTCTCTGGACAAACAGTTATTTTGTGGCAACGGTAGGAGGTGCGCCTCTTTCCATAATTAAACAGTACATCGAGGAACAGAAGAACCGATGACTGAAACTTTCATACATGAGATACCGCTGATAACAACACCCCATGACGAGGCAGTGCTTGATGTGCGTCTGGATGCGGGAAGGAACCTGTACAACGCCTGCTTGCGTGAGTCCTTGCGCAGGCTGGATCTCATGCGTGAATCAAAGATGTTTCAGGCTGCGCGCAAAACTCCCAAAAGTAAAGAAAGAACTGCCCTATTCAATGAGTGCAATAACAGGTTTGATTTTAAAGAATACAGCATTCATGCCTTTGCAGCAAAAACCTGTAAAGCCTGCTGGCTTGGGGATCACCTTGATGCATTCACAATCCAGAAGACAGCCTCAAGAGCGTTTAATGCCGTAAAAGAATATGCCTTTGGTGGACGGGGAAGACCCCGTTTCAAAAGATACGGTTGGTTCACCTCCATTGAAGGCAAAAGCAATGCTTCGGGTATTCGATGGAGGAAGGGACGTGTTCTCTGGAACGGTCTTGATATAGCTCCAAGGTTTGATCTTAAGGATAAACATGGTGTCGAGGCTCATGCCCTTTCATGCCGGGTTAAATATCTGCGTCTTGTAAAACGGACCATCAAAGGTAAAATCTGCTGGTTTGTTCAGCTTGTTCTTGAGGGAAAACCCCATCAAAAGAGAAAAAATGAGATTTCAGAGGATATATGCGGTCTGGATATTGGCCCTTCAACCATTGCCATTGTCGGCAAAAAAGATGCTGTTCTGACGCAATTTTGTGATGAAGTCGTCCAGCCATGGAAAGAAATCAGACGCAAACAGCGAGCCCAGGACAGAAGCCGCAGGACAAGCAATCCCGATAACTACAATGAGGATGGAACCGTAAAAAAAGGCTCACGGAAATGGCACCGCTCAAACCGATACAAAAAACGCCAAAAACAGATTGCTGAATGTCAAAGAAAACTGGCTGCAACCAGAAAAAAACAGCATGGAGAGCTTTGCAACAAAATTCTAAGCCTTGGCAAAAATGTAAAGACGGAACAATTATCTTATAAATCCTTCCAGAAAAACTATGGCCGCAGTGTTTCAGTGCGTGGTCCAGGAATGTTTGTCAGTGAAATAACCCGCAAAGCTGCAAATGCTGGCGGTGGTGTTGAGCTGATAAATACCCGGACAACCCGCCTTTCCCAAACCTGTATCTGCGGCACTGACAAGAAAAAATCCCTTAGCCAGCGTCATCATATTTGCAGTTGTGGTGTAASGGCTCAAAGRGATCTATTCTCGGCTTTTTTGGCAAAACATTGTAGCAACAACACCCTTGGCATCCATCAGGCGAATAAAGACTGGTCGGCTGCGGAACCGCTGCTGCGACGGGCGATGTCAAGGGTAASWGAAACAGCAAATCGGAGGTCTGTGCCTTCGAGCTTCGGTATCCGGAGACAGAGCTGTTCGTCCGTCAAAGACAGATCGGAATGTATCGAGGTCGTGGATGCTGTAGCCGCAAGGCGAGAGCCACGAAGAGATGCAGCCTTTGCTGTCAGAACCCCCTGGCTTTAGCCATGGGGAGGTTCAGTTGTTGATAAGCCTTTGATAACGGGTAAACAAGCGCCTGTTTACCGTTGAAAACCTGTCGAAATCTCCCAGAATTTCCAGCCCCGGAACAAGGCTTCTCACCACGGGAATAGGCAGATCCCTGCGGGTCAGTTCCACATGAACCGGTGTAAAACCATTGGCCAGCAGGCAGCGCTCCAATTTGTTCATATCTATGGCCGTATGAAAAAAATCTTCAGTATCCGGAACATTAGGTGAGGCATGGTAAGGGTGGGATTTCTTATATTCCTACTGATGTTTTCGAAAGATCAGCAGCTCTGATTTTTGGATCGGGCAGGATCTAAGAAAAGAGTTTTCTGCTCTTTGCTGAAACAAGCGCACAGGTTCGATGAAAGAAGTTCTGGAACAGCTTCGGGTCGGAAGTAAGCTGTTGCAGCCCTGATTGTCTTAAGTTGAATTTAAAAATGAATCATTGTTTTTTATCCTTTTATTGCTTGTTATTATTTTTTTTCAGATATGTTAAGGCTGTGTCTGTAAGGTTTTTGAAAGGGCTTAAATGTTTTTTGACTCCCATGATTTTTTATTGTTTAACAGAAAGAATGGGCCTGTCCTTCCTGAAACCCATAGTGTTTTACCTGAATAGTGGGAATAAAAAGCCTTTGTGAAAAATAATGTAAAGAAAGCCGGACA encodes:
- a CDS encoding helix-turn-helix transcriptional regulator gives rise to the protein MHVSTSVRYIRMIRMIPRSPRKISASEIHSKLLDMEFDVSLRTVQRDLDTLSGFFPICNDEEKPLGWMWEKDAPFETLPGMDPLSAFTFRMIETFLPSLMPVAVLKNLNQYFEVARKTLDTDTHNPLKKWPNKVKMLSRTQPLLPPVVDTGVLDTVYGCLLEEKCFSATYQRRGEDGAVSYGHVNPLGIVVMDQVMYLVCTIWGYNSLDSVRQLALHRMRSAEMKDEAVVVPDGFSLQGYIDGGAFSYVQGNNPLCVKLRFDREVAAHLMETPLTADQKIVDMDENYVTLEAEVPDSLQFWWWLLGFGSFVEVLEPKELREEMKETIKNMVELYDM
- a CDS encoding uracil-DNA glycosylase family protein — protein: MNKDKELLKLSKLRQQTRYNGYTSIGDYQNGIWECDFVSPYSKSSHNSDSDILVFLQDWCSSDSFNNSICQETLRLGYTPNVRTNVNLKNLLKKHFKKNLEDIYSTNLFPYIKPGSMSAKIPAADLYRAAKQFAVPMIDIVQPKIVICLGKETFNALRKACGLKVVYSIDEGINSDFMYKKSRIFCQCHTSQQAQNKRNRGGINRVDSDWVLMNKEYLLM
- the rhuM gene encoding RhuM family protein → MRITIPSIGRKIGISDFSTKPFAGMTNFKGTQPTQAEAMIAKNYLSEQELRVLNNLVSAYFDLAELNAIEEREMRMADFVRELDNILSSAGLKLLDTAGSISHAQAEEKAKVEYKKYKAKHWNRSKPTT
- the tnpA gene encoding IS200/IS605 family transposase, translated to MKYKNNNNVVYSCKYHVIWCPKYRRQVLTGAVAERLKDLINQVASERQSEVIELEIMPDHVHLLIEVDPQYGIHRLVKQLKGYSSRILRKEFSTIKSRLPTLWTNSYFVATVGGAPLSIIKQYIEEQKNR
- a CDS encoding zinc ribbon domain-containing protein; protein product: MTETFIHEIPLITTPHDEAVLDVRLDAGRNLYNACLRESLRRLDLMRESKMFQAARKTPKSKERTALFNECNNRFDFKEYSIHAFAAKTCKACWLGDHLDAFTIQKTASRAFNAVKEYAFGGRGRPRFKRYGWFTSIEGKSNASGIRWRKGRVLWNGLDIAPRFDLKDKHGVEAHALSCRVKYLRLVKRTIKGKICWFVQLVLEGKPHQKRKNEISEDICGLDIGPSTIAIVGKKDAVLTQFCDEVVQPWKEIRRKQRAQDRSRRTSNPDNYNEDGTVKKGSRKWHRSNRYKKRQKQIAECQRKLAATRKKQHGELCNKILSLGKNVKTEQLSYKSFQKNYGRSVSVRGPGMFVSEITRKAANAGGGVELINTRTTRLSQTCICGTDKKKSLSQRHHICSCGVXAQRDLFSAFLAKHCSNNTLGIHQANKDWSAAEPLLRRAMSRVXETANRRSVPSSFGIRRQSCSSVKDRSECIEVVDAVAARREPRRDAAFAVRTPWL